One segment of Haloplanus natans DSM 17983 DNA contains the following:
- a CDS encoding lycopene cyclase domain-containing protein has translation MTGPTYLQFHLAFLLPAAMLMIATAFVSRSRMSAAVRPLGVGRTYWTGVAVITAVALAYTIPWDNYLIARGVWWYGDGSTLANLGHAPIGEYLFILVQPWLTALWLSHLSLPSEWPTVAHPIRSRVAATALAVGLGVAGWLMLGTDATFYLGAITAWAAPVLALQWAVGAPQLWARRRLVALGTLVPTTYLCVADRIAIEYGIWILSEQYTTGLTVAGLPVEEATFFLVTNLFVVQGLVLYRWVLDRWTVDEPDVVPKGADPDTA, from the coding sequence ATGACCGGACCAACGTACCTGCAGTTCCACCTCGCCTTCCTGCTCCCGGCCGCGATGCTCATGATCGCCACGGCGTTCGTGAGTCGGTCGCGGATGAGCGCCGCCGTCCGCCCCCTCGGCGTCGGGCGGACGTACTGGACGGGCGTCGCCGTCATCACCGCCGTCGCGCTGGCGTACACGATACCCTGGGACAACTACCTCATCGCCCGAGGTGTCTGGTGGTACGGCGACGGGAGCACGCTCGCCAACCTCGGCCACGCGCCGATCGGGGAGTACCTCTTCATCCTCGTCCAGCCCTGGCTGACGGCGCTCTGGCTCTCCCATCTCTCGCTCCCGAGCGAGTGGCCGACGGTCGCCCACCCGATCCGGTCGCGGGTGGCCGCGACGGCGCTCGCCGTCGGCCTCGGCGTCGCCGGCTGGCTCATGCTCGGTACCGACGCCACGTTCTATCTCGGGGCGATCACCGCGTGGGCGGCGCCGGTGCTCGCGCTCCAGTGGGCCGTGGGGGCGCCACAGCTCTGGGCACGGCGGCGACTCGTCGCGCTCGGGACGCTCGTCCCCACGACGTACCTCTGTGTCGCCGACCGGATCGCCATCGAGTACGGCATCTGGATCCTCTCGGAGCAGTACACGACGGGGCTCACCGTCGCTGGCCTCCCCGTCGAGGAGGCGACGTTTTTCCTCGTGACGAACCTCTTTGTCGTGCAGGGACTCGTCCTCTACCGATGGGTGCTCGACCGGTGGACGGTCGACGAACCGGACGTGGTGCCGAAGGGCGCCGATCCGGACACGGCGTAG
- a CDS encoding bacterio-opsin activator domain-containing protein, which produces MTEGLSPDTDPGVASGAESAESTATAASTDAVDEALKTRTMDEAPVGITIADATMPDMPLVYANAAFERITGYPPAYAVGRNCRFLQGEATREEPVAKMREAIENEAATTVELRNYRRNGDLFWNEVTIAPLRDDEGRLTHYVGFQQEVTRRKRAEQAAARRSARVEQERAAQELLLERLDGVVAEVSSAVAEARSRSDLERSVVDGLAATYAGAWIGSYEPAAEAVIRRAAAGWPGDHGEGTADGSIPVDGDHDDILETAVARAITDRRVTIRACDDGTLPPTAVAAVPLHYGDALYGVVGVYTENNSEFDEHERAVLTALGRTVATGLNTLESQRTLRGEETIELQFTVMRHPLVDLSGALDCRLSYRGSVADRDRPTSLFELSDATGEAVRAASDGTPVEIHAVLFEGEAGCLVELSVTDDDFRSLLADYGAELRDVRVEGGVARFTVEVARESLARSMTDAVMERYEGGDLVSYRHGDSRVETRQEFVARLREELTDRQHAALVRAYTGGFFEWPHEATGDDLAEAMGVCRSTFHEHLRAAQRKLIGAILDR; this is translated from the coding sequence ATGACGGAAGGCCTCTCCCCCGACACCGATCCGGGCGTCGCGTCGGGGGCGGAATCGGCCGAGTCGACCGCGACGGCGGCGAGCACCGACGCCGTCGACGAGGCGCTGAAAACGCGGACGATGGACGAGGCGCCGGTGGGCATCACCATCGCCGACGCGACGATGCCGGATATGCCGCTGGTGTACGCCAACGCCGCCTTCGAACGGATCACGGGGTATCCGCCGGCGTACGCGGTTGGGCGTAACTGCCGGTTTCTACAGGGCGAGGCGACCCGGGAGGAACCGGTGGCGAAGATGCGCGAAGCCATCGAGAACGAGGCGGCGACGACGGTCGAACTCCGCAACTACCGGCGGAACGGCGACCTGTTCTGGAACGAGGTGACCATCGCGCCGCTCCGCGACGACGAGGGGCGTCTCACCCACTACGTCGGGTTCCAGCAGGAGGTGACCCGCCGCAAGCGAGCGGAGCAAGCGGCGGCCCGCCGGTCGGCCCGGGTCGAACAGGAGCGGGCGGCCCAGGAACTGCTGTTGGAGCGACTCGACGGCGTCGTCGCCGAGGTGTCGAGCGCGGTGGCGGAGGCCCGGTCGCGGTCGGATCTCGAACGGAGCGTCGTCGACGGGTTGGCGGCGACGTACGCCGGCGCGTGGATCGGGTCGTACGAACCCGCAGCCGAGGCGGTGATTCGGCGGGCCGCCGCGGGGTGGCCCGGCGACCACGGGGAGGGGACGGCCGACGGGTCGATCCCCGTCGACGGCGACCACGACGACATCCTCGAAACGGCCGTCGCCCGGGCCATCACCGACCGTCGGGTGACGATCCGGGCGTGTGACGACGGGACCTTGCCACCGACGGCCGTCGCCGCGGTGCCGCTTCACTACGGCGACGCGCTCTACGGCGTCGTCGGGGTGTACACCGAGAACAACAGCGAGTTCGATGAACACGAACGCGCCGTCCTGACGGCGTTGGGACGGACGGTCGCGACGGGGCTCAACACCCTCGAGAGCCAGCGGACGCTTCGTGGCGAGGAGACCATCGAACTGCAGTTCACCGTCATGCGACACCCGCTGGTCGATCTGTCCGGCGCGCTCGACTGTCGGCTGTCGTACCGGGGAAGCGTCGCCGACCGCGACCGGCCGACGAGCCTGTTCGAACTGTCGGACGCGACGGGCGAGGCGGTTCGGGCCGCGAGCGACGGGACGCCCGTCGAGATTCACGCCGTGCTCTTCGAGGGCGAGGCGGGCTGTCTCGTCGAACTGTCGGTCACGGACGACGACTTTCGATCCCTGCTCGCGGACTACGGCGCCGAACTCCGGGACGTGCGCGTCGAGGGCGGCGTTGCACGGTTCACCGTCGAGGTGGCCCGGGAGTCGCTGGCGCGGTCGATGACCGACGCCGTGATGGAGCGGTACGAGGGTGGGGATCTGGTCAGCTACCGACACGGCGACAGCCGCGTCGAGACCCGACAGGAGTTCGTCGCCCGCCTGCGCGAGGAGTTGACCGACCGCCAGCATGCGGCGCTGGTGCGGGCGTACACCGGCGGCTTCTTCGAGTGGCCCCACGAGGCGACGGGCGACGACCTCGCCGAGGCGATGGGGGTCTGTCGGTCGACGTTCCACGAGCACCTGCGAGCGGCCCAGCGGAAGCTCATCGGCGCTATTCTGGACCGCTAG
- a CDS encoding DUF6276 family protein yields MTCPVCGGPTVAFAVPTDLRDHAPEGRAYATLCSHCLRTHPAGGGPADPTFDAVHESFPSGEAGAALALALGLLDSLALRRDDIDDCCSYAERAGADVLLTLDRLAAPAEADDLDPHADIERRRHQLAEMLR; encoded by the coding sequence ATGACCTGTCCGGTCTGTGGCGGGCCGACGGTCGCCTTCGCCGTCCCGACCGACCTTCGCGACCACGCCCCCGAAGGGCGCGCGTACGCGACGCTCTGTTCTCACTGTCTTCGCACGCATCCCGCCGGCGGGGGGCCCGCGGACCCGACGTTCGACGCCGTTCACGAGTCGTTTCCGAGCGGCGAGGCGGGCGCGGCACTGGCGCTCGCGCTCGGCCTTCTCGACTCGCTCGCGCTCCGCCGTGACGACATCGACGACTGCTGTTCGTACGCCGAACGGGCGGGCGCGGACGTGTTGTTGACCCTCGATCGGTTGGCGGCGCCCGCCGAGGCCGACGATCTCGACCCGCACGCCGACATCGAGCGCCGCAGACACCAGTTGGCGGAGATGCTCCGCTAG
- a CDS encoding Brp/Blh family beta-carotene 15,15'-dioxygenase, producing the protein MGRTARGTATSGRDAAPVVGADPELATLVRAVGCRPAWLTVAAVGLGSVVVTVTGLAPDLPLWVRYLPLAASLLLFGLPHGAVDHLAPTRAAGRPTTLRSMAVVGLVYLTLGGAYAALWVVAPVASAALFVALTWLHWGQGDLYALDALGSSHLDSAGVRASTVLVRGGLPMLVPLLRYPERYRAVVDAWVALFGRDLTAAWLVAPDTRLALCAGFAALTVGTLAAGYRAGDAGWRLDAAETLLLWAYFLVVPPLVAVGVYFCVWHSLRHVGRLMGVDGGARAAFRDRGTLAALLRTGADATPLTAVSVLVIGGVAVVAGVDTAPRVLAALYLVFIAVLTLPHVAIVTWMDRVEGAGLGRKQ; encoded by the coding sequence ATGGGTCGAACCGCCCGCGGGACGGCGACGAGCGGCCGCGACGCCGCCCCCGTCGTCGGGGCCGACCCCGAACTGGCGACGCTCGTGCGCGCCGTCGGCTGTCGCCCCGCGTGGCTCACCGTCGCCGCCGTCGGGCTGGGATCGGTCGTCGTGACGGTGACCGGTCTCGCTCCCGACCTCCCGCTGTGGGTTCGGTATCTGCCCTTGGCGGCGAGTCTCCTCCTGTTCGGTCTCCCGCACGGTGCCGTGGACCACCTCGCGCCGACCCGCGCCGCTGGCCGGCCGACCACGCTTCGATCGATGGCGGTCGTCGGCCTCGTCTACCTCACACTCGGTGGCGCGTACGCGGCGCTGTGGGTCGTCGCGCCCGTCGCGTCGGCGGCGTTGTTCGTCGCGCTGACCTGGCTTCACTGGGGGCAAGGTGATCTGTACGCGCTCGACGCGCTGGGGAGTTCACATCTCGATAGCGCGGGCGTGCGCGCGAGCACGGTACTGGTCCGGGGTGGGCTGCCGATGCTCGTCCCGCTCCTGCGGTATCCCGAGCGATACCGGGCCGTCGTCGACGCGTGGGTGGCGCTGTTCGGGCGGGACCTGACCGCGGCATGGCTCGTCGCCCCCGATACCCGTCTGGCGCTGTGTGCGGGTTTTGCGGCGCTGACGGTCGGCACGCTCGCCGCGGGCTACCGCGCCGGCGACGCGGGCTGGCGACTCGACGCCGCCGAGACGCTTCTGCTCTGGGCGTACTTCCTCGTCGTTCCGCCGCTCGTCGCCGTCGGCGTCTACTTTTGTGTCTGGCATTCGCTCCGGCACGTCGGACGGCTGATGGGCGTCGACGGCGGCGCCCGGGCGGCGTTCCGGGACCGGGGGACGCTCGCGGCGCTGCTCCGAACGGGCGCGGACGCGACGCCGCTGACCGCCGTTTCGGTCCTCGTGATCGGGGGCGTCGCCGTCGTCGCCGGCGTCGACACCGCGCCGCGGGTGCTGGCGGCGCTGTATCTCGTCTTCATCGCCGTGTTGACCCTGCCCCACGTCGCGATCGTGACGTGGATGGACCGAGTCGAGGGGGCGGGGCTGGGACGGAAACAGTAA
- a CDS encoding bacteriorhodopsin, with product MPQPGSEGIWLWIGTLGMFLGMLYFIARGWGETDERRQEFYIVTIFITAIAFVNYLAMALGFGLTMVTVGGEELPIYWARYTDWFFTTPLLLIDLGLLAGATRNELSSLVGLDMLMIGTGVVATLSAGPGVLTEGARRLVWWGVSTGFLLVLLYMLYGSLDEKASRLSGDAASTFSTLRTLIVVVWLVYPVWWIVGTEGLGVISLYIETAGFMVLDLVAKVGFGIILLSSREVLDAAGTTSPTAEPADD from the coding sequence ATGCCACAACCTGGTAGCGAAGGAATTTGGCTGTGGATCGGCACGCTCGGCATGTTCCTGGGGATGTTGTACTTCATCGCTAGGGGCTGGGGCGAAACTGACGAACGGCGACAGGAGTTCTACATCGTCACCATATTCATCACCGCCATCGCGTTCGTGAACTATCTCGCGATGGCGCTTGGATTCGGGTTGACGATGGTGACGGTCGGTGGCGAGGAGCTACCGATCTACTGGGCCCGGTACACGGACTGGTTTTTCACCACGCCGTTGCTGTTGATCGACCTCGGCTTGCTGGCCGGGGCGACCCGGAACGAGCTGTCGTCGCTCGTCGGCCTGGATATGCTGATGATCGGGACGGGCGTCGTGGCGACGCTCTCGGCCGGTCCCGGCGTGCTCACCGAGGGCGCGCGGCGACTGGTCTGGTGGGGCGTCTCGACCGGCTTCCTGCTCGTCCTGCTGTACATGCTGTACGGCTCGCTCGACGAAAAGGCAAGCCGACTCTCGGGTGACGCGGCGTCGACGTTCAGCACCTTGCGGACGCTGATCGTCGTCGTCTGGCTCGTCTACCCGGTGTGGTGGATCGTCGGCACCGAGGGCCTCGGGGTCATCTCGCTGTACATCGAGACGGCCGGGTTCATGGTGCTCGACCTGGTGGCGAAGGTCGGCTTCGGTATCATCCTGCTGTCGAGCCGCGAAGTGCTCGACGCCGCCGGCACGACGTCGCCGACGGCCGAACCGGCCGACGACTGA
- a CDS encoding glycosyltransferase family 87 protein, producing MALIRRLLAARDERPGFVAVALLASLVLATYPAVDWYLRAADIAPRFGFWDFGAYSAAVDRWAAGESLYVPNDDGGYHGSYLYPPVALLAFAPFLLTLPFRPAVLLWTAVTLGLLWLAVQRLATALGATLHPLERLAALPLVVGFHPVLLSVKLGQTAAALGALLTFAASASLRGRGYLSGALTACCGVVKLPYAPAGAHLLEDRDRFVGAVAGGVALLLCSLLLFGVDAHRTFLDVLAWGIDEGSAARSPRIWLPPYYRPFYDVPHSLVIRLAASLAIVVGVLRADGAVREVIALGFAAVPLLAPLTYAYYFAAAVPTVVLLVAAELDRPAGRPALPVVGLLFLQVHSYGLRWIGMVAPEWVPGVLLQPGLYGNLLLVGLAGVRVAAGRERSVRDAVSVGRRDD from the coding sequence ATGGCCCTCATCCGCCGGCTCCTCGCCGCCCGCGACGAACGTCCCGGCTTCGTCGCCGTTGCCCTCCTCGCCAGCCTCGTCCTCGCCACCTACCCCGCCGTCGACTGGTACCTTCGCGCCGCCGACATCGCCCCCCGCTTTGGCTTCTGGGACTTCGGCGCCTACTCCGCTGCCGTCGACCGGTGGGCCGCGGGCGAGTCGCTCTACGTCCCGAACGACGACGGCGGCTACCACGGCAGCTACCTCTACCCGCCCGTTGCCCTGCTCGCGTTCGCCCCGTTTCTCCTCACGCTCCCCTTCCGTCCCGCGGTCCTCCTGTGGACGGCCGTCACCCTCGGGCTCCTCTGGCTCGCGGTCCAGCGTCTCGCGACCGCCCTCGGCGCCACCCTCCACCCGCTCGAACGGCTCGCTGCCCTCCCGCTCGTCGTCGGCTTTCACCCCGTTCTCCTCTCGGTGAAACTCGGCCAGACCGCGGCCGCGCTGGGCGCCCTCCTCACGTTCGCCGCGTCGGCGTCGCTCCGCGGTCGTGGATATCTGAGCGGAGCGCTCACCGCCTGCTGTGGCGTCGTCAAACTCCCGTACGCCCCCGCGGGCGCCCACCTGCTCGAGGATCGGGACCGCTTCGTCGGCGCCGTCGCCGGCGGCGTTGCACTCCTCCTCTGTTCCCTCCTTCTGTTCGGCGTCGACGCCCACCGTACCTTCCTCGACGTGCTCGCGTGGGGGATCGACGAGGGGAGCGCCGCCCGCTCGCCGAGAATCTGGCTCCCGCCGTACTACCGGCCGTTCTACGACGTGCCCCACTCGCTCGTCATCCGACTCGCCGCCAGCCTCGCCATCGTCGTCGGCGTCCTCCGGGCCGACGGCGCCGTCCGCGAGGTGATCGCCCTCGGCTTCGCGGCCGTCCCCCTGCTCGCGCCGCTCACCTACGCCTACTACTTCGCCGCCGCCGTCCCTACCGTCGTCCTCCTCGTCGCCGCCGAACTCGACCGCCCGGCCGGCCGGCCGGCGCTGCCAGTGGTCGGCCTCCTCTTCTTGCAGGTCCACTCGTACGGCCTCCGCTGGATCGGGATGGTCGCCCCCGAGTGGGTGCCGGGCGTCCTCCTGCAGCCCGGCCTCTACGGCAACCTCCTGCTCGTCGGCCTCGCGGGCGTCCGCGTCGCCGCCGGTCGCGAGCGGTCCGTGCGCGACGCCGTTTCGGTCGGCCGCCGCGACGACTAG
- a CDS encoding nucleotide-binding protein, whose amino-acid sequence MRVYAVASGKGGVGKTTTVANLGAVLAAGGHETVVVDADLGMGNLAGALGVDADDGPTVHDVLAGRVTATDACREGPVGLEVLPASDALDDFGAANPSNLAALLDGLDAEVVLVDTSAGLSHDSVEPLRVADEVLLVSTPERGALNDTAKTRDVTGRFDTPVAGAVVTRVTPDTDPDTVADHLGVPVRGTIPDDPAVSAAADAGDPLVVAAPDAPATDAYRRLAADLTGDESLKPADDDADAETEDEGDDAVADDGSEQRTGFLRWLLR is encoded by the coding sequence ATGCGCGTGTACGCGGTCGCCAGCGGGAAAGGCGGCGTCGGCAAGACCACGACGGTGGCGAACCTCGGCGCCGTCCTCGCCGCGGGCGGACACGAGACGGTCGTCGTCGACGCCGACCTCGGGATGGGCAACCTCGCCGGGGCGCTCGGCGTCGACGCCGACGACGGCCCGACCGTCCACGACGTACTCGCGGGTCGGGTGACGGCCACCGACGCCTGTCGCGAGGGGCCGGTCGGCCTCGAAGTGTTGCCGGCGTCGGACGCCCTCGACGACTTCGGCGCGGCCAACCCGTCGAACCTGGCGGCGCTGCTCGACGGCCTCGACGCGGAGGTGGTCCTCGTCGACACCTCGGCGGGGCTGAGCCACGACAGCGTCGAACCGCTCCGGGTCGCCGACGAAGTGTTGCTCGTGTCGACGCCCGAACGCGGCGCCCTGAACGACACGGCGAAGACCCGCGACGTGACCGGACGCTTCGACACGCCGGTTGCGGGGGCAGTGGTGACACGGGTCACGCCGGATACCGATCCGGATACGGTCGCCGACCACCTCGGCGTCCCCGTCCGGGGGACCATCCCCGACGATCCGGCGGTGTCGGCCGCGGCCGACGCCGGTGACCCGCTCGTCGTCGCGGCCCCCGACGCCCCGGCGACGGACGCTTACCGACGGCTCGCGGCCGATCTGACGGGCGACGAGTCCCTGAAGCCGGCCGACGACGACGCGGATGCGGAGACGGAAGATGAGGGCGACGACGCGGTGGCCGACGACGGGAGCGAGCAGCGAACCGGATTCCTGCGCTGGCTCCTGCGGTGA
- the prf1 gene encoding peptide chain release factor aRF-1, whose protein sequence is MSTDTQDADDDRRKYEFRKVIEDLKEYEGSGTQLVTIYIPPDKQVSDVVAHVTQEHSEASNIKSKQTRTNVQDALTSIKDRLRYYDTYPPDNGIVVFSGAVDAGGGQTDMVTKVLESPPDPIQSFRYHCDSDFLTEPLEEMLSDKGLFGLIVLDRREANVGWLKGKRVEPVKSASSLVPGKQRKGGQSAQRFARLRLEAIDNFYQEVAEMANDLFVPERHDLDGILVGGPSPTKDEFLDGDYLHHELRDLVVGKFDVSYTDESGLYDLVDAAQDVLADQEVMKDKVQMEEFFENLHTGDLATYGFEQTRRNLVMGSVDRLLISEDLRKDVVIYDCDGGEEFEVIDRRHATPDHQCSDGGEAEMQEREDVIEHLITIAEQRGTETKFISTDFEKGEQLYDAFGGVAGILRYSTGI, encoded by the coding sequence ATGAGTACCGACACGCAGGACGCCGACGACGACCGTCGGAAATACGAGTTCCGGAAGGTCATCGAGGACCTGAAGGAGTACGAGGGCTCCGGCACCCAACTCGTCACTATCTACATCCCGCCGGACAAGCAGGTTTCGGACGTCGTCGCCCACGTCACCCAAGAACACTCGGAAGCGAGCAACATCAAGTCCAAGCAGACCCGGACGAACGTCCAGGACGCGCTGACGAGCATCAAGGACCGCCTCCGCTACTACGACACCTACCCGCCCGACAACGGCATCGTCGTCTTCAGCGGCGCCGTCGACGCCGGCGGCGGACAAACCGACATGGTGACGAAAGTGCTTGAGAGCCCGCCCGACCCCATCCAGTCCTTTCGCTACCACTGTGACTCCGACTTCCTCACCGAGCCACTGGAGGAGATGCTGTCCGATAAGGGGCTGTTCGGTCTGATCGTTCTCGACCGCCGCGAGGCAAACGTCGGCTGGCTCAAGGGCAAACGCGTCGAACCCGTCAAATCCGCGTCGTCGCTCGTCCCCGGCAAGCAGCGGAAAGGGGGCCAGTCCGCCCAGCGGTTCGCCCGTCTGCGCCTGGAAGCCATCGACAACTTCTATCAGGAGGTCGCGGAGATGGCAAACGACCTGTTCGTCCCCGAACGCCACGATCTGGACGGCATCCTCGTCGGTGGTCCCTCGCCGACCAAAGACGAATTCCTCGACGGTGACTATCTCCACCACGAACTGAGGGACCTCGTCGTCGGCAAGTTCGACGTGTCCTACACCGACGAATCCGGCCTCTACGACCTGGTCGACGCCGCCCAGGACGTGCTCGCGGACCAAGAGGTCATGAAGGACAAGGTGCAGATGGAGGAGTTCTTCGAGAACCTCCACACCGGGGACCTCGCCACCTACGGCTTCGAGCAGACCCGCCGGAACCTCGTCATGGGTTCCGTCGACCGCCTGCTCATCAGCGAGGACCTCCGCAAGGACGTGGTGATCTACGACTGCGACGGAGGGGAGGAGTTCGAGGTAATCGACCGCCGACACGCCACGCCCGACCACCAGTGTTCGGACGGGGGCGAAGCCGAGATGCAGGAACGGGAGGACGTGATCGAACACCTCATCACCATCGCCGAACAGCGCGGCACCGAGACGAAATTCATCAGCACCGACTTCGAGAAAGGCGAACAGCTCTACGACGCCTTCGGCGGCGTCGCGGGCATCCTGCGCTACTCGACCGGAATCTGA
- a CDS encoding V-type ATP synthase subunit D codes for MAEDVKPTRKNLMAIEDRIELSERGHDTLEQKRDGLIMEFMDILDQAQDIRADLDDNYRTAQRKINMARAMEGDVAVRGAAAALKEHPEITTQSKNIMGVVVPQIESSRVRKSLDQRGYGLLGSSGRIDEAADAYEELLESIILAAEVETAMKKMLTEIETTKRRVNALEFKLLPDLNENKEYIEQKLEEQEREEIFRLKKIKAKKEEEEKAEAEAEREAEVATADD; via the coding sequence ATGGCCGAGGACGTCAAACCGACCCGCAAGAACCTCATGGCGATCGAGGATCGGATCGAACTCTCCGAGCGGGGGCACGACACGCTGGAACAGAAACGCGACGGCCTCATCATGGAGTTCATGGACATCCTGGATCAGGCCCAGGACATCCGTGCGGACCTCGACGACAACTACCGGACGGCTCAGCGCAAGATCAACATGGCGCGGGCGATGGAGGGCGACGTGGCCGTCCGCGGCGCCGCCGCCGCGCTCAAGGAGCATCCGGAGATCACCACCCAGTCGAAAAACATCATGGGTGTGGTCGTCCCGCAGATCGAGTCCTCCCGGGTCCGGAAGAGCCTCGATCAGCGCGGCTACGGCCTGCTCGGCTCCTCCGGCCGGATCGACGAGGCCGCCGACGCCTACGAGGAACTTCTCGAATCGATCATCCTCGCCGCCGAGGTGGAGACGGCGATGAAGAAGATGCTGACCGAGATCGAGACGACCAAGCGCCGCGTCAACGCCCTCGAGTTCAAGCTCCTCCCCGACCTCAACGAGAACAAGGAGTACATCGAGCAGAAACTGGAGGAACAGGAGCGCGAGGAGATCTTCCGACTGAAGAAGATCAAGGCGAAAAAGGAAGAAGAGGAGAAGGCGGAAGCCGAAGCCGAGCGCGAAGCGGAAGTCGCCACCGCCGACGACTAG
- a CDS encoding ATP synthase subunit B, producing MKEYKTITEISGPLVFAEVDKPIGYDEMVEIETADGEIRRGQVLESEDGLVAIQVFEGTSGIDKNAFVRFQGETLKMKLTEDLLGRVLSGSGEPIDDGPAIEPEKREDIVGAAINPYSREYPEEFIQTGVSAIDGMNTLVRGQKLPIFSGSGLPHNELALQIARQASVPEEEEGGEGSEFAVIFGAMGITAEEANEFMDDFERTGALERSVVFMNLADDPAVERTVTPRMALTTAEYLAFEKDYHVLVILTDMTNYCEALREIGAAREEVPGRRGYPGYMYTDLAQLYERAGRIQGRDGSVTQIPILTMPGDDDTHPIPDLTGYITEGQIYVDRDLNSQGVQPPVNVLPSLSRLMDDGIGEGLTREDHADVSDQMYAAYAEGEDLRDLVNIVGREALSDRDNKYLDFADEFEREFVDQGFDTNRDIDETLDIGWDLLSNLPKEELNRIDEELIAEHYREDAVEEEATAD from the coding sequence ATGAAAGAGTACAAAACGATCACCGAGATCAGCGGTCCGCTGGTGTTCGCCGAGGTCGACAAACCCATCGGCTACGACGAGATGGTGGAAATCGAGACGGCCGACGGCGAGATTCGCCGGGGGCAGGTGCTCGAATCCGAGGACGGCCTCGTCGCCATCCAGGTGTTCGAAGGCACCTCGGGAATCGACAAGAACGCGTTCGTCCGCTTCCAGGGCGAGACGCTGAAGATGAAGCTGACCGAGGACCTCCTCGGTCGCGTCCTCTCCGGGTCGGGCGAACCCATCGACGACGGGCCGGCGATCGAACCCGAGAAGCGCGAGGACATCGTCGGCGCGGCGATCAACCCGTACTCCCGCGAGTATCCCGAGGAGTTCATCCAGACCGGCGTCTCCGCCATCGACGGCATGAACACCCTCGTTCGCGGGCAGAAGCTCCCCATCTTCTCCGGATCGGGCCTGCCGCACAACGAACTCGCGCTCCAGATTGCGCGACAGGCGAGTGTCCCCGAGGAAGAGGAGGGCGGTGAGGGCTCCGAGTTCGCCGTCATCTTCGGCGCGATGGGAATCACGGCCGAGGAGGCCAACGAGTTCATGGACGACTTCGAGCGCACCGGCGCGCTAGAGCGGTCGGTCGTCTTCATGAACCTCGCGGACGACCCCGCCGTCGAGCGGACGGTCACGCCGCGGATGGCCCTGACGACCGCCGAATATCTCGCCTTCGAGAAGGATTACCACGTGCTGGTGATCCTGACGGACATGACGAACTACTGCGAGGCGCTGCGTGAGATCGGTGCCGCCCGCGAGGAGGTGCCGGGTCGTCGTGGCTACCCCGGCTACATGTACACCGACCTGGCCCAGCTCTACGAGCGCGCCGGTCGGATTCAGGGTCGTGACGGGTCGGTCACGCAGATTCCGATCCTCACCATGCCCGGCGACGACGACACGCACCCGATTCCGGACCTGACGGGTTACATCACGGAAGGACAGATCTACGTCGACCGCGACCTCAACAGTCAGGGCGTCCAGCCCCCGGTCAACGTGCTTCCCTCCCTCTCCCGTCTGATGGACGACGGGATCGGCGAAGGCCTCACCCGCGAGGACCACGCCGACGTCTCCGACCAGATGTACGCCGCGTACGCGGAGGGTGAGGACCTGCGCGACCTGGTGAACATCGTCGGCCGCGAGGCCCTGTCGGACCGCGACAACAAGTACCTGGACTTCGCCGACGAGTTCGAACGCGAGTTCGTCGACCAGGGCTTCGACACGAATCGCGACATCGACGAGACCCTCGACATCGGCTGGGACCTCCTCTCGAACCTCCCGAAAGAGGAGCTCAACCGGATCGACGAGGAGCTCATCGCGGAGCACTACCGCGAGGACGCGGTCGAAGAAGAGGCGACGGCCGACTAG